One window of the Rufibacter radiotolerans genome contains the following:
- a CDS encoding energy transducer TonB — protein sequence MEPNTAIAISLEDMIFEGRNKAYGAYVLRKIYHQHLSQALLYAIGFFVLLFSAPVIANLLAGKKNSIQQSTGCTITMTRVVLPPVKEVTPEKASEPAAAKATAPTVKNTTPKVVDNQTPVVDDIPTQEDLQKANSGLTTSQGDGETEIGNPLPGEGTGGGNSTGSGEPTAAATQIFISAEHMPEFEGGMKKLMAYLGKNIRYPKAAQAQGVEGTVVLSFVVSVTGEINDVQVLKGLGYGTEEEAVRVVEKMPRWKPGSQNGRAVPVRMTLPIRLKLK from the coding sequence ATGGAACCCAATACCGCCATTGCCATCTCTTTAGAAGACATGATTTTTGAGGGCCGTAACAAAGCCTACGGCGCCTATGTGCTGCGCAAAATCTACCACCAGCACCTCAGCCAGGCCCTGCTGTATGCCATAGGGTTCTTCGTGCTCTTGTTCTCTGCCCCCGTGATCGCCAACCTGCTGGCCGGCAAAAAGAATAGTATACAGCAAAGCACGGGATGCACCATTACCATGACCAGGGTTGTCCTACCACCTGTGAAAGAGGTAACCCCGGAAAAAGCCTCTGAACCAGCTGCTGCCAAAGCCACAGCGCCTACCGTAAAGAACACCACCCCTAAAGTGGTAGACAATCAAACCCCGGTGGTGGATGATATCCCAACGCAGGAGGATTTGCAGAAGGCTAATTCAGGATTAACTACGTCGCAAGGCGATGGAGAAACGGAGATTGGGAACCCTTTGCCCGGTGAGGGCACCGGCGGTGGTAACAGTACTGGCTCCGGGGAACCTACCGCGGCTGCCACCCAGATATTCATAAGCGCCGAGCATATGCCGGAGTTTGAGGGCGGCATGAAAAAGCTGATGGCCTACCTGGGCAAGAACATCAGGTACCCTAAGGCGGCCCAGGCGCAGGGCGTGGAAGGAACGGTGGTCTTGAGTTTTGTGGTGTCAGTGACCGGGGAGATCAATGACGTACAGGTGCTCAAAGGGCTAGGGTACGGAACCGAGGAAGAGGCCGTGCGGGTAGTAGAAAAGATGCCGCGCTGGAAACCCGGTAGCCAGAACGGCCGAGCCGTGCCGGTGCGCATGACCCTGCCCATCAGGTTGAAGTTGAAATAA
- a CDS encoding carboxy terminal-processing peptidase has protein sequence MFSLKTKLVALGTAASVVFGVTSYKLLEPQGEVRDQKTEVLSKVLLQGLSSAHYAPEKLDDNFSKKAFKLYLERLDYNKKFLLKSDVDQLMAYQTQLDDEFKNGSFKFFDLSMSLFQQRLNEAESYYKEILDKPFNFDQEETIEVKPEKLKFASSPAALKEEWRKYLKYQALIRVADAIDSQQKADTAGSKEPKKTPEAIEADARKKLKENYDDLFKRMKQLENEDWRSSYLNSFANIYDPHTEYYAPKEKEDFDFEFSGRLEGIGAVLQEKDGFIKVSEITPGSPSYLQGELKAGDMILKVAQGNDEPVDIQGMRIDKAVSLIRGKKGTEVRLHVKKVDGSMKIIPIIRDVVVREEGYAKSLLIKGPKPIGYIHLPAFYADFKNAGGRNSGKDVAAEVQKLKQENAAGIILDLRNNGGGSLQDVVDMVGLFIKSGPVVQVKSANGPAAVLDDRDSQVQFGGPLVVLVNENSASASEIMAAAIQDYKRGLIVGSSTYGKGTVQQFFDLDQVLPASFDGVKPLGHLKLTTQKYYRISGKTVQLRGVTPDVLLPDTYTYLKYGEKEQEYALPFDEIQPAKFTAWSSPNFSIEKLKATSKARVDKSPTFSLINQTALRLKERTENSTRSLKLSTYLAEERKSQEESKKLDAVRKNIPQLDVAGLKPDVTKLAGDTAASARFQAFTRNAKKDLYIQEAVAIMRSGL, from the coding sequence ATGTTTTCATTAAAAACTAAATTGGTCGCGTTGGGCACTGCCGCCTCTGTGGTGTTTGGTGTTACCTCCTATAAACTCCTGGAACCCCAGGGAGAAGTGCGGGACCAAAAGACCGAGGTGCTTTCTAAAGTCCTCTTGCAGGGACTTAGCTCAGCCCACTACGCGCCTGAAAAACTAGATGATAATTTCTCCAAAAAAGCCTTCAAGCTTTACCTGGAGCGGTTAGACTATAATAAGAAATTCCTGCTTAAGTCTGACGTGGACCAACTCATGGCCTACCAGACCCAGCTGGATGATGAGTTCAAGAACGGTTCCTTTAAGTTCTTTGACCTCTCTATGTCCCTGTTTCAGCAACGCCTGAATGAGGCGGAAAGCTATTACAAAGAGATTCTGGACAAGCCTTTCAACTTTGATCAGGAAGAAACCATTGAGGTGAAACCTGAGAAACTCAAGTTTGCGTCTTCACCGGCCGCCCTGAAAGAGGAATGGCGCAAGTACCTGAAATACCAGGCGCTTATTAGGGTGGCAGACGCCATAGACAGCCAGCAGAAAGCAGATACCGCCGGTTCTAAAGAACCTAAAAAAACCCCGGAAGCCATTGAGGCCGATGCCCGCAAAAAGCTGAAGGAGAACTATGATGACCTCTTTAAGCGCATGAAGCAATTGGAGAACGAAGACTGGCGGTCTTCTTACCTCAACTCCTTTGCCAACATCTATGACCCGCACACCGAGTATTATGCCCCTAAAGAGAAAGAAGACTTTGACTTTGAGTTCTCTGGAAGGTTAGAGGGTATTGGCGCGGTACTGCAGGAAAAAGACGGCTTTATCAAAGTATCTGAGATCACACCGGGTAGTCCTTCTTACCTACAAGGCGAATTGAAAGCCGGTGACATGATCCTGAAGGTAGCCCAAGGCAATGACGAGCCCGTAGACATCCAGGGCATGCGGATTGACAAGGCTGTTTCCCTGATCAGAGGTAAAAAAGGCACCGAGGTTCGCCTGCACGTGAAGAAAGTAGACGGCTCCATGAAGATCATCCCTATCATTAGAGATGTGGTGGTGCGCGAAGAAGGCTACGCCAAATCACTGCTGATCAAAGGACCTAAGCCTATTGGCTACATTCATCTGCCTGCCTTCTACGCCGACTTTAAAAACGCCGGTGGCCGCAACAGCGGAAAAGACGTAGCGGCTGAGGTGCAGAAACTGAAGCAGGAAAACGCCGCCGGTATCATCCTTGACCTGAGAAACAACGGTGGTGGCTCTTTGCAGGATGTGGTGGACATGGTAGGGCTTTTCATTAAGTCTGGCCCTGTGGTGCAGGTAAAATCTGCCAATGGCCCGGCCGCTGTGCTGGATGACCGCGACTCGCAGGTTCAGTTTGGTGGCCCGTTGGTAGTGTTGGTGAACGAGAACAGCGCCTCGGCGTCTGAGATCATGGCCGCCGCTATCCAGGACTACAAACGTGGTCTTATTGTGGGTAGCAGCACCTACGGAAAAGGAACCGTTCAACAGTTCTTTGACCTGGACCAGGTGCTTCCGGCCTCTTTTGACGGTGTAAAACCATTAGGCCACTTAAAGCTCACTACCCAGAAATACTACCGCATTAGTGGTAAAACTGTGCAGCTGCGCGGCGTCACCCCAGATGTGCTGTTACCAGATACCTATACGTACCTGAAGTACGGGGAGAAAGAACAGGAATACGCACTGCCGTTTGATGAGATTCAGCCGGCTAAGTTCACGGCCTGGTCCAGCCCTAACTTCTCTATTGAGAAATTGAAGGCCACTTCCAAAGCCAGAGTAGACAAAAGCCCAACGTTCTCTCTTATCAACCAGACGGCTCTTCGCCTGAAAGAAAGAACCGAGAACTCTACCCGCTCCCTAAAGCTGAGCACGTATTTAGCCGAGGAGCGCAAGAGCCAGGAAGAGTCTAAGAAACTGGATGCTGTGCGTAAAAACATTCCGCAGTTAGACGTGGCAGGCCTGAAACCTGACGTGACCAAACTTGCCGGAGATACCGCAGCCAGCGCCCGTTTCCAGGCCTTTACCCGCAACGCCAAGAAAGACCTCTACATTCAGGAGGCGGTAGCCATCATGAGAAGCGGTTTATAA
- a CDS encoding trans-sulfuration enzyme family protein produces the protein MDISYILNELGEDRSAYFNAVAPPIFQTSNFACKTVAEMRFALEHEAEVDFYTRGNNPTVDMLEKKLAALEGTEHAIAFGSGIAAVTAAVISRVKAGDHVVCVKKPYTWTNKLMNHFLPRFGVEVTMVDGADPQNFSQAMQENTVLIYLESPNSFTFELQDIAAITAMAKERGITTVIDNSFASPLFQNPAAMGVDLVVHSATKYIGGHSDVMGGVVCGSREMINQIFETEYMTLGAVLSPNDAWLLLRGLRTLPVRMERIAQTTRQVVAYLQQRHEVEEIIWPFLPSHPQYHLAKKQMRNNTGQFTIRLRTDHIEEVDRFCDSLQHFLMAASWGGHESLIYPAAASYKSGNYKSALPFTLVRFYIGLEDPEYLIRDLEQAFGKMRG, from the coding sequence ATGGACATATCCTACATCCTGAATGAATTAGGGGAAGACCGCTCAGCGTATTTCAATGCGGTGGCGCCTCCCATTTTCCAAACCAGCAACTTTGCCTGTAAAACCGTAGCAGAAATGCGGTTTGCACTGGAGCATGAGGCTGAAGTAGACTTTTATACCCGCGGCAACAACCCCACCGTTGACATGCTGGAGAAAAAGCTGGCCGCGCTGGAAGGTACGGAACACGCCATTGCCTTTGGTAGCGGCATAGCGGCCGTGACGGCGGCGGTTATCTCTAGGGTAAAAGCAGGAGACCACGTGGTCTGCGTGAAGAAGCCCTACACCTGGACCAATAAATTGATGAATCATTTTCTGCCCCGGTTTGGGGTAGAGGTAACCATGGTAGATGGGGCAGACCCCCAGAACTTCAGCCAGGCCATGCAGGAGAACACCGTCCTGATTTATCTGGAAAGCCCCAATTCCTTTACCTTTGAGCTACAGGATATTGCCGCCATAACGGCCATGGCCAAAGAACGGGGCATCACCACGGTCATAGACAACAGCTTTGCCTCTCCCTTGTTTCAGAACCCGGCGGCCATGGGCGTAGACCTGGTGGTACATTCTGCTACCAAGTACATTGGCGGGCATAGTGACGTGATGGGCGGGGTGGTGTGCGGATCCCGGGAAATGATAAACCAGATCTTTGAGACCGAGTACATGACCCTGGGGGCCGTGCTGTCACCGAATGATGCCTGGCTTCTTTTAAGGGGATTAAGGACCTTGCCGGTGCGCATGGAAAGGATTGCCCAGACTACCCGGCAGGTAGTGGCGTATCTGCAGCAACGGCATGAGGTGGAAGAGATCATTTGGCCGTTCCTGCCGTCACACCCCCAGTACCACCTGGCCAAAAAGCAGATGCGCAACAACACCGGGCAGTTTACCATACGCCTGCGCACCGACCACATAGAAGAAGTAGACAGGTTCTGTGACAGTCTGCAGCACTTTTTGATGGCGGCCTCGTGGGGCGGGCATGAATCATTGATCTACCCGGCGGCGGCTTCCTACAAGTCTGGCAATTATAAATCTGCGTTGCCCTTTACCTTGGTGCGGTTTTACATTGGGCTGGAAGACCCCGAGTACCTGATCAGGGATTTGGAGCAGGCGTTCGGGAAGATGAGAGGCTAA
- a CDS encoding PorP/SprF family type IX secretion system membrane protein, with protein sequence MNLKQVVAFSLLLLSASITQAQDNPQRMVIPRVYQQNYFYLNPAFAGADKRREFGVNGHLNSIRRNASSSPLSVIAHYQGNINDSNPNGIGVIGIYDQFGPYWLGKLGFTYAKRFRLGTESSLSFGAQLAAEYMQVDLAEMTVDQEKKMIGHDNDLRPDVDAGMWLKIHNFYAGATVASILEPTYNLVESAEHVGVRELLVTAGYKLNLAQDISITPSFLMNQALKGGTQEYQFGTMANVKFLTGGVNYRGQFDKSAPWNVNAGINVKDNVQLTTSFDITKEHNGLAKPDPQVEANLRIRF encoded by the coding sequence ATGAATCTGAAACAAGTTGTTGCTTTCAGCCTGCTATTATTGTCTGCAAGTATTACCCAAGCACAGGATAATCCCCAAAGAATGGTTATACCCCGTGTGTATCAGCAAAATTATTTTTACCTGAACCCGGCCTTCGCCGGAGCCGATAAGAGAAGGGAGTTTGGCGTGAATGGCCACCTCAACTCTATCAGAAGAAATGCCTCTTCCTCTCCTTTGTCTGTAATTGCACATTACCAAGGCAACATCAATGACAGTAACCCTAACGGGATTGGAGTTATTGGGATCTATGACCAGTTTGGCCCGTACTGGTTAGGTAAACTTGGCTTTACCTACGCCAAACGCTTTAGGTTAGGTACTGAAAGCAGCCTTTCCTTCGGGGCCCAGCTAGCCGCCGAGTACATGCAGGTGGACCTGGCGGAGATGACCGTAGACCAGGAAAAGAAAATGATTGGCCATGACAATGACCTTCGGCCCGATGTGGATGCCGGGATGTGGCTGAAAATCCATAATTTCTACGCCGGTGCTACCGTTGCCAGTATTCTGGAGCCTACCTACAACCTGGTGGAAAGCGCAGAGCACGTAGGCGTGAGAGAACTGTTGGTGACCGCAGGTTATAAGCTTAACCTGGCCCAGGATATCAGCATCACTCCCTCCTTCCTGATGAACCAAGCTTTGAAAGGCGGAACCCAGGAGTACCAGTTTGGGACCATGGCGAACGTGAAGTTCCTGACGGGTGGTGTGAATTACCGGGGCCAGTTTGATAAATCCGCTCCCTGGAACGTGAACGCCGGTATCAACGTGAAAGACAACGTTCAGCTCACTACCTCTTTTGACATTACCAAAGAACATAACGGCTTGGCCAAGCCAGATCCGCAGGTAGAAGCAAACCTTCGCATCCGTTTCTAA
- the ggt gene encoding gamma-glutamyltransferase: protein MKRFSVYPVLFLWLFVQLSGCKPSGPSVSSALKEKGETGKQGMVVSAHPEASRIGLEILQKGGNAYDAAVATGFALAVAYPVAGNIGGGGFLVYRKQDGEVGALDYREKAPRAATRDMYLDAQGNVVADASTLGHLAVGVPGAVAGMVAIHQKLGSLPWAQVVQPAIDLAQKGVVLTDREARMLNASKAEFIKANKFKTGLVRETPWQKGDVLPLPELARTLERIRDKGQAGFYEGKTADLVVKEMQRGGGIITHQDLKEYEAKWRQAISGTYRGYKVISMPAPSSGGIALLQLLKMVEPYDLSRWGWQQANTVHVMAEAERRVYADRATYLGDPDFVKVPVSGLLDAEYLKKRMASFSMEKATPSSQVAAGQLLVKESDQTTHYSIVDQWGNAASITTTLNGGYGSKVVVEGAGFLLNNEMDDFSAKPGIPNMFGLIGGEANAIAPGKRMLSSMTPTILEKDGKLFMVIGTPGGSTIITSVFQAILNVVDHGMSMQGAVTAPRFHHQWLPDRIEAEPAALDSAVREALQQRGHVLQERRPYGAVEGILRLPNGTLEGGADPRGDDTARGF from the coding sequence ATGAAAAGATTCTCCGTTTACCCTGTTCTGTTCCTCTGGCTTTTTGTACAGCTAAGCGGCTGTAAACCTAGTGGCCCTTCGGTGTCTTCCGCCCTAAAGGAAAAAGGGGAGACCGGAAAGCAGGGCATGGTGGTGAGCGCCCACCCCGAGGCCTCACGCATAGGGCTGGAAATCCTGCAGAAAGGCGGCAATGCCTATGACGCTGCCGTGGCTACTGGTTTTGCCCTGGCCGTGGCTTACCCCGTGGCCGGGAACATTGGCGGAGGCGGGTTTCTGGTGTACCGCAAGCAGGACGGTGAGGTAGGAGCCCTGGACTACCGCGAGAAAGCGCCTCGCGCCGCCACCCGTGACATGTATTTAGATGCCCAGGGAAACGTGGTGGCAGATGCCAGCACCTTGGGGCATTTGGCCGTGGGCGTGCCGGGCGCCGTGGCCGGCATGGTGGCCATCCACCAGAAGCTGGGCAGCCTGCCCTGGGCGCAGGTGGTGCAGCCTGCCATTGACCTGGCCCAGAAGGGAGTTGTTTTAACAGACCGCGAAGCCCGCATGCTCAATGCCTCCAAAGCAGAGTTTATCAAAGCCAATAAATTCAAAACCGGGCTGGTGCGGGAAACCCCCTGGCAGAAAGGTGATGTGCTCCCCCTGCCGGAACTGGCCCGCACCCTGGAACGGATAAGAGATAAAGGCCAGGCCGGTTTTTATGAAGGCAAAACCGCCGACCTGGTGGTAAAGGAAATGCAGCGCGGAGGCGGTATTATTACCCACCAAGACCTAAAAGAGTATGAAGCCAAGTGGCGCCAGGCCATCTCTGGTACATACCGCGGCTACAAGGTCATTTCCATGCCAGCCCCCTCCAGCGGCGGCATTGCCTTGCTGCAGTTGCTTAAGATGGTGGAGCCCTATGACCTTTCCCGCTGGGGCTGGCAGCAGGCCAACACGGTGCACGTGATGGCGGAGGCCGAGCGCCGGGTATACGCAGACCGCGCTACTTACTTAGGCGATCCCGATTTTGTGAAAGTGCCCGTCTCTGGTTTGTTAGATGCGGAATATCTTAAAAAACGGATGGCTTCTTTTTCCATGGAAAAGGCTACCCCTTCCAGCCAGGTAGCGGCGGGCCAGTTGCTGGTGAAGGAAAGTGACCAGACTACCCATTATTCCATAGTAGACCAATGGGGGAACGCGGCCTCCATAACCACCACGTTAAACGGCGGGTATGGGTCTAAGGTAGTGGTGGAGGGTGCGGGCTTTCTGTTGAACAATGAGATGGATGATTTCAGTGCTAAACCCGGCATACCCAACATGTTCGGGTTGATAGGAGGGGAGGCAAACGCCATTGCCCCCGGCAAAAGAATGCTCAGTTCCATGACCCCAACCATTCTGGAGAAAGACGGGAAACTATTCATGGTGATAGGAACACCCGGTGGCTCCACTATCATCACCTCCGTGTTTCAGGCTATCTTGAATGTGGTAGACCACGGCATGAGCATGCAGGGCGCCGTGACGGCCCCACGCTTCCACCACCAATGGTTGCCAGATAGAATAGAAGCGGAGCCTGCCGCCTTAGACTCCGCCGTACGGGAGGCATTGCAGCAACGGGGTCATGTTTTGCAGGAACGCAGACCCTATGGGGCGGTGGAAGGAATCTTACGGCTGCCTAACGGAACCCTGGAAGGTGGGGCAGACCCCCGGGGGGATGATACAGCCAGAGGTTTTTAG